TGGCTGAGGTGGTTCTCCTCTGCTGGGTCAAGTTCCTCCCGCTGAAGAAGAAGTCCACAGGGGAAGCCAACAACAATTCGAGCATCACCCCCGGAGAGGCAGCTGCTATCGCTTCCACCTCCATCATGGTGCCCTTCGGGCTGATCTTCATCGTGTTTGCGGTCCACTTCTACAGGTCCCTGGTGAGCCACAAGACAGACCGGCAGTTCCAAGAACTGAACGAACTGGCCGAATTTGCCCGGCTTCAAGATCAGCTGGACCACAGAGGCGACGCCCTCCCGCCCGGCAGCCATTTCGCATAAAATGGCCgctcgttttttttttaaagcaaatatttGTATCTTATTCTCTTGACTCGCCCATGCATGAACTTGGCTAGACTTTGATGATTTGTTTGGAACGAGAGTGTAGAAGTACTGTCTTTTTAACCCTTTAGTGTCTGTTTTTTACTTATAACATCAGGAGGGCTAAATCCTAGGGGGCACAGATGTTAGCC
The nucleotide sequence above comes from Sphaerodactylus townsendi isolate TG3544 linkage group LG13, MPM_Stown_v2.3, whole genome shotgun sequence. Encoded proteins:
- the ORAI1 gene encoding calcium release-activated calcium channel protein 1, which gives rise to MVEVQLDADHDYPQGLLIAFSACTTVLVAVHLFALMVSTCILPNIEAVSNVHNLNSVKESPHERMHRHIELAWAFSTVIGTLLFLAEVVLLCWVKFLPLKKKSTGEANNNSSITPGEAAAIASTSIMVPFGLIFIVFAVHFYRSLVSHKTDRQFQELNELAEFARLQDQLDHRGDALPPGSHFA